A portion of the Barnesiella propionica genome contains these proteins:
- a CDS encoding S8 family peptidase, giving the protein MRRKQSLFLLFILLLTASLHAETKDINYRNLSAGTQHAITLIQKNNGKEYSKEKSSAATLSGFIYISDESVVDELKNLGITINAIYGQNIVTAQIPFNTLPQLSQLPGVINIQVSETAVLSLDKAREDCYVDNVHNGTEMKSPFTGKGVIVGIVDCGFDTGHPAFFETDDMTKSRIIRFWDQNRESGTPPSGFSKGSLFVTQESILNAGTDNADQTHGTHVAGIAAGGYEGSINTSVTELNNNNPFYGCAPDASIVLVGTTLQDNDILDGIRYIFNYADSVNMPAVVNISINTFTGPHDGTSAFDMALDAIQGPGRIVVGAVGNENKNHTHTGKNLTTEETSLKTAFVTSGASPKVIEAWGGAGTSYQVTILFQDKISHEILWTMDASPEKKDNIQAVPDELNNYKSGNVSVYFNRAPNSKLQAKIIFTDVFLKRGDIILEIQGEPQRIDLWTDKAYGTFSSMNMEGLTDYTTDYVAGELGGTGKKIISVGNYTTRNKWINFSGKQQSQVLEYPIGQINYFSSQGPTTDGRMKPDISAPGGMMMSAISSYYYLFQDNSANTIARCNKNDKNYYFGQMTGTSMASPFVAGIIATWLQASSTLSPDQIKEILDHTAKKDNFTGPNSNNTYGRGKIDAWNGIKYILEQPDLGSHIDKISRLSVYPTHISDNFRILSANEYPYMNIYIYNLNGILVYNKNIKAVTSGSETKINTSALSSGSYIVNIITPYDNQTYRIIKK; this is encoded by the coding sequence ATGAGAAGAAAACAAAGTTTATTTTTATTATTTATCCTCCTCCTGACAGCGTCCCTTCACGCAGAAACAAAAGACATCAATTATAGGAATTTGTCTGCCGGAACACAACATGCAATTACTCTTATACAAAAAAACAACGGAAAAGAATATTCCAAAGAAAAATCTTCGGCAGCAACACTTTCCGGATTCATCTACATCTCGGACGAATCGGTCGTGGATGAATTAAAAAATTTGGGAATAACCATAAATGCCATTTACGGGCAAAACATAGTCACGGCCCAAATTCCGTTTAATACATTACCACAACTCTCTCAATTACCAGGTGTAATCAATATACAAGTATCGGAAACCGCTGTACTCTCTCTGGACAAAGCCAGGGAAGACTGTTATGTAGATAATGTGCATAATGGAACAGAAATGAAATCTCCTTTCACCGGAAAAGGTGTCATAGTAGGGATAGTCGATTGCGGCTTCGATACCGGACACCCCGCCTTTTTTGAAACCGACGATATGACAAAAAGCCGCATTATACGTTTCTGGGATCAGAACCGGGAATCGGGAACTCCTCCTTCCGGATTTTCAAAAGGCTCTCTGTTTGTTACTCAGGAAAGCATTTTAAATGCAGGAACAGATAATGCAGACCAGACACATGGTACTCATGTTGCAGGAATAGCAGCCGGAGGATATGAAGGAAGTATTAATACATCCGTAACAGAGCTGAATAACAATAATCCTTTCTACGGATGCGCACCGGACGCATCTATTGTTTTAGTCGGCACTACGCTTCAAGACAACGATATACTTGATGGAATCCGTTATATTTTCAATTATGCCGATTCGGTAAATATGCCCGCTGTCGTCAATATAAGTATCAATACATTCACAGGACCACACGACGGCACATCGGCTTTCGACATGGCACTGGATGCCATACAAGGCCCCGGACGAATTGTCGTGGGAGCCGTAGGCAACGAAAATAAAAACCATACCCACACGGGGAAAAACCTGACCACAGAAGAAACCTCTTTAAAAACCGCATTCGTCACCAGCGGGGCAAGCCCTAAAGTAATAGAGGCTTGGGGCGGAGCAGGCACAAGTTATCAAGTAACGATTCTGTTTCAGGATAAAATAAGCCATGAAATATTATGGACAATGGATGCCTCTCCCGAAAAAAAAGATAATATACAAGCTGTACCTGACGAACTGAACAACTATAAATCGGGTAACGTATCGGTATATTTCAACCGTGCACCTAATTCAAAGCTTCAGGCAAAAATTATATTTACAGATGTATTTTTAAAACGCGGCGATATAATACTGGAAATACAAGGAGAACCTCAAAGGATAGATTTATGGACCGATAAAGCATACGGAACATTTTCAAGTATGAACATGGAAGGATTGACAGATTATACGACCGATTATGTGGCAGGAGAACTGGGGGGAACCGGAAAAAAAATCATTTCGGTAGGAAATTATACTACCCGAAATAAATGGATCAATTTTTCGGGGAAACAGCAATCCCAGGTACTTGAATATCCGATTGGACAAATAAATTATTTCTCCAGCCAAGGCCCGACAACAGACGGTAGAATGAAACCGGATATCAGCGCACCGGGCGGAATGATGATGTCGGCCATCTCATCTTATTATTATCTCTTTCAAGATAATTCGGCCAATACGATAGCCCGCTGCAATAAAAATGACAAAAATTACTATTTCGGACAAATGACAGGAACTTCCATGGCATCACCATTCGTTGCCGGAATCATCGCTACCTGGTTACAAGCCAGTTCTACCCTCTCTCCCGATCAAATAAAAGAGATACTTGACCATACGGCAAAAAAAGATAATTTCACCGGCCCGAACAGCAATAATACGTATGGACGAGGGAAAATAGATGCTTGGAACGGGATTAAATATATTCTCGAACAACCGGATTTAGGATCTCATATCGACAAAATATCCAGGTTATCAGTTTATCCCACACATATATCAGACAACTTCCGCATCCTGTCAGCTAACGAATACCCATATATGAACATCTATATTTATAACCTGAACGGGATACTGGTATATAATAAAAATATTAAAGCTGTAACGTCCGGAAGCGAAACAAAAATAAACACTTCGGCTCTCTCTTCCGGCAGTTATATAGTCAACATCATCACCCCGTATGACAACCAAACGTACCGGATCATCAAAAAATAA
- a CDS encoding PCMD domain-containing protein, whose amino-acid sequence MKKLILFLCGIFSIAGGVHAQQINNGNFDAPWVDDALQVGMQPAGWSAVVANASAWGSTMKASLVSQETRTESPVNYNAKLINKFAGGSQWGVSYGFVLPGYITLGNSWLYINSSYFTVSTSDAGVQGGIEFSFRPDSLIGYFKYTPAQTNEIADAAHIRIYSWSGTHTSTSEKGDIALTDNMKDIWSGNSNAMLISKGEYFISEKIGEWTRIAIPIEYINDDIPEKMNIYISASSFLTKDEPFTVGENDILRVDDLQFIYNHKLTEITLDGTPIEGFDKETLEYNGLSMKGNAFPEISWKTDGKDAKVSKETEGNTVKLTVTAADGAQTVYILNFTKTDAVENIDNASLKIYANNGILYIKGNTENLPVEIYNMQGQLVSVHSATENFRPDVLTNSLYIIKIGEKVSRILF is encoded by the coding sequence ATGAAAAAACTCATACTCTTTTTATGCGGTATATTTAGTATTGCCGGAGGTGTTCATGCACAACAAATCAACAACGGAAATTTTGACGCACCCTGGGTTGACGACGCTCTTCAGGTCGGAATGCAACCTGCCGGATGGAGTGCGGTCGTTGCTAATGCATCGGCATGGGGTTCCACAATGAAAGCATCTCTCGTGTCACAAGAGACACGTACCGAATCTCCCGTAAATTACAATGCGAAACTTATAAATAAATTCGCAGGAGGAAGCCAATGGGGAGTTTCTTACGGATTTGTTCTCCCGGGCTACATAACATTAGGAAATTCATGGTTGTATATTAACTCATCTTACTTTACCGTGTCGACTTCCGACGCAGGAGTTCAAGGCGGCATAGAGTTTTCATTCCGCCCCGATTCTCTAATCGGATATTTCAAATACACCCCTGCACAAACTAACGAGATTGCCGATGCCGCACACATCCGCATATACTCCTGGAGCGGAACCCACACCAGCACTTCGGAAAAAGGAGATATTGCCTTAACAGATAATATGAAAGATATATGGTCCGGTAATAGTAACGCGATGCTGATATCGAAAGGGGAATACTTCATATCGGAAAAAATCGGGGAATGGACGCGCATTGCTATTCCTATCGAGTATATAAACGACGATATACCTGAAAAAATGAACATATACATTTCCGCATCTTCATTCCTCACTAAAGATGAACCTTTCACTGTAGGAGAAAATGATATTCTCAGAGTAGATGACCTACAGTTTATATACAACCATAAACTAACAGAAATAACGTTAGACGGAACTCCTATAGAAGGATTCGATAAAGAAACGCTAGAATACAACGGACTCTCTATGAAAGGAAATGCCTTTCCTGAAATTTCCTGGAAGACAGACGGAAAAGATGCCAAAGTCTCCAAAGAAACCGAAGGTAATACAGTAAAACTAACCGTAACCGCTGCCGATGGAGCCCAAACCGTATATATTTTGAATTTCACGAAAACAGATGCAGTTGAGAATATCGATAATGCTTCTTTAAAAATATATGCAAATAACGGCATCTTATACATAAAAGGCAATACGGAGAATCTTCCTGTAGAAATATATAATATGCAGGGACAGCTCGTTTCGGTTCATTCGGCAACAGAAAACTTCCGTCCCGATGTATTGACCAACTCATTATATATAATCAAAATAGGAGAAAAAGTATCTCGTATCTTGTTTTGA
- a CDS encoding M23 family metallopeptidase, giving the protein MNIYRIKHLMISGLVAILPLGVSAQNKPTHKISSFQHKEQHKNLLASQKNIHREISLIDSVAFARQLEEEASEFPALDIYGDSWDQEWVNPYKKSLSELPDNVKIDVSDYCMPANSTNITSGYGYRRRFRRMHRGVDLKVQIGDTIRAAFSGKVRLTKYERRGYGYYVIIRHNNGLETIYGHLSRFLVKPDQIVKVGDPIALGGNTGRSTGSHLHFETRFLGMDINPELIFDFENQVPHTDQFVFTPNKLSNDTRNRATASYRSNAGKSHSNGSKYVSYRIKSGDNLSKIAQRNGVTINQICKLNGISRNTKLRPGKVLRLK; this is encoded by the coding sequence ATGAATATTTACAGGATTAAACACTTGATGATCTCAGGGCTTGTTGCCATTCTTCCGTTAGGAGTTTCGGCACAAAACAAACCAACACACAAAATATCATCTTTCCAACATAAAGAACAACACAAAAACCTCCTCGCCAGTCAGAAAAATATACACCGTGAAATAAGCCTTATTGATTCCGTAGCATTTGCCCGTCAACTGGAAGAAGAAGCTTCGGAATTTCCCGCTCTGGACATATACGGTGATAGCTGGGACCAAGAATGGGTAAATCCGTATAAAAAATCATTGAGCGAACTTCCCGATAATGTAAAAATAGATGTTTCGGATTACTGCATGCCGGCAAATTCTACTAATATAACCTCCGGTTACGGTTATCGTCGCCGCTTCCGCCGTATGCACAGAGGCGTCGACCTTAAAGTACAGATAGGAGATACAATCCGAGCAGCATTCTCGGGCAAAGTAAGATTAACGAAATATGAACGCAGGGGATATGGCTATTATGTTATTATCCGTCACAATAACGGACTTGAAACCATTTACGGTCATTTGTCCCGCTTCCTTGTAAAACCGGACCAAATAGTAAAAGTAGGTGACCCTATAGCTTTGGGAGGAAACACAGGCCGTTCTACAGGCTCTCACCTTCATTTCGAAACTCGTTTCTTAGGAATGGATATCAATCCTGAACTGATCTTCGATTTTGAAAATCAGGTTCCTCATACCGATCAATTCGTATTTACACCCAACAAACTATCGAACGATACCCGGAACAGAGCGACAGCATCTTATCGTTCAAATGCAGGAAAAAGCCATTCTAACGGTTCCAAATACGTATCATATCGTATTAAATCCGGAGATAATTTATCAAAAATAGCTCAAAGAAACGGTGTTACTATTAATCAGATATGTAAACTGAACGGCATTTCGCGCAACACAAAATTAAGACCGGGAAAAGTACTAAGGTTAAAATAA
- the ndk gene encoding nucleoside-diphosphate kinase, with protein sequence MEKTLILLKPSAIQRGHIGHIISRFENKGLRIAGLKMMQLTDEIIDEHYAHLLDKPFFPRIKASMMATPVIAGCIEGLDAVAVVRTLTGVTNGRNAAPGTIRGDFSMSVQENVIHASDSIESAKTEINRFFKAEELFEYKLASFPFIYSTDEAKQD encoded by the coding sequence ATGGAGAAAACTCTTATTTTGCTAAAACCATCTGCTATACAACGCGGACACATAGGTCATATTATCAGTCGTTTTGAAAACAAAGGATTACGTATTGCCGGGCTGAAGATGATGCAACTTACCGATGAAATCATCGATGAGCATTATGCCCACCTATTAGATAAACCGTTTTTTCCGAGAATCAAGGCCAGCATGATGGCAACTCCGGTAATTGCCGGTTGTATCGAAGGTCTCGATGCTGTAGCCGTAGTGCGCACGCTTACCGGTGTGACTAACGGACGCAATGCCGCTCCGGGTACTATTCGCGGGGATTTCAGCATGAGCGTTCAGGAAAACGTTATACATGCCTCCGATTCTATAGAATCTGCAAAAACAGAAATTAATAGATTCTTCAAGGCTGAAGAATTATTCGAATATAAGCTGGCTTCTTTTCCGTTTATTTATTCTACGGATGAAGCGAAACAAGATTAA